In one window of Miscanthus floridulus cultivar M001 chromosome 12, ASM1932011v1, whole genome shotgun sequence DNA:
- the LOC136498528 gene encoding momilactone A synthase-like: MAASSSDEVPPAARKLVGKVALITGGASGIGECTARLFVKHGARVVVADIQDEPGAALCAELGADAASYVHCDVTVEGDVAAAVDHAVARFGTLDIMFNNAGIGGAACHSIRESTKEDFERVLSVNLVGPFLGTKHAARVMVPAGRGGCIIGTSSLASAVAGAASHAYTCAKRGLVALTENAAAELGRHGIRVNCVSPAATATPLATEYVGLEGEAFEQAMEAVANLKGVRLRVPDIAAAVLYLASDDARYISGHNLLLDGGFSIVNPSFGIFKD; this comes from the exons ATGGCAGCCAGCAGCTCCGATGAAGTTCCTCCCGCTGCAAGGAA GCTGGTGGGCAAGGTGGCGCTGATCACTGGCGGGGCGAGCGGCATCGGGGAGTGCACGGCGCGGCTCTTCGTGAAGCACGGCGCGCGCGTCGTGGTGGCGGACATCCAGGACGAGCCGGGCGCCGCTCTCTGCGCCGAGCTGGGCGCCGACGCCGCCAGCTACGTGCACTGCGACGTCACCGTCGAGGGCGACGTCGCGGCGGCCGTGGACCACGCCGTGGCCCGCTTCGGCACGCTGGACATCATGTTCAACAACGCGGGAATCGGCGGCGCGGCGTGCCACAGCATCCGGGAGAGCACCAAGGAGGACTTCGAGCGCGTGCTGTCCGTCAACCTCGTGGGACCGTTCCTGGGCACCAAGCACGCGGCGCGGGTCATGGTGCCCGCGGGCCGCGGCGGCTGCATCATCGGCACGTCCAGCCTGGCGTCCGCGGTGGCCGGCGCCGCGTCGCACGCGTACACGTGCGCCAAGCGCGGGCTCGTGGCGCTCACGGAGAACGCCGCGGCGGAGCTGGGCCGCCACGGGATCCGGGTCAACTGCGTCTCGCCCGCCGCGACCGCCACCCCGCTCGCAACGGAGTACGTGGGGCTGGAGGGGGAGGCGTTCGAGCAGGCCATGGAGGCCGTCGCCAACCTCAAGGGCGTGCGCCTGCGGGTGCCGGACATCGCCGCCGCCGTGCTCTACCTCGCCAGCGACGACGCGCGCTACATCAGCGGGCACAACCTGCTCCTCGACGGGGGCTTCTCCATCGTCAACCCGTCCTTTGGGATCTTCAAAGATTGA